One window of Triticum dicoccoides isolate Atlit2015 ecotype Zavitan chromosome 5A, WEW_v2.0, whole genome shotgun sequence genomic DNA carries:
- the LOC119304114 gene encoding uncharacterized protein LOC119304114 translates to MAAGEQHSAPKISSSTTTNSSGRPVTPFWKEKYERDARRYWDIFYKRHEDKFFKDRHYLDKEWGKYFEAQDGGNMVVLEVGCGAGNTIFPLLATYPDIFVHACDFSSRAVDLVKKHKDFRPDHVNAFACDITSEQLTDAVEPSSVDLVTMIFMLSAVAPDKMPSVLQNVKNILKHGGRVLFRDYAFGDLAQERLMSKGQQISENFYVRGDGTRAYYFSNEYLVDLFSKCGFTLEEICVHNKKVENRSLDLVMNRNWIQATFILNPAGPLSPNNQHDHSTCEGKDAVDTSQKSESEEIDLSVDFSNMFGTSHYLNEAQIIMIKAKDHDFKIKMLAKEYQHTCKSTGLMLWESAQFMCSLLAENPSIVAGKRVLEMGCGSAGICSMVAASSAQFVVATDGDAESLDLLRQNTSSNLDAELLNRISIRKLFWGDEDDVKAVRELSGDGAGFDCIIGTDVTYNPDATLPLFKTARALISDGGDAGSKAALILCYIQRRVDEDSILLAAETQGFRLVDKWINGIHESNGTISCWFRGNDVCGAFRNVTFSILYFEVIHTLVFT, encoded by the exons ATGGCCGCCGGCGAGCAGCACAGCGCCCCGAAGATCTCCTCTTCCACCACCACCAATTCTTCCGGGAGGCCCGTCACTCCGTTCTGGAAAG AGAAGTACGAGCGAGATGCGCGCAGGTACTGGGATATCTTCTACAAGCGCCACGAGGACAAG TTCTTCAAAGACCGACACTACTTGGATAAAGAATGGGGGAAGTACTTTGAAGCCCAAGATGGTGGAAATATGGTTGTTTTGGAG GTTGGCTGTGGAGCTGGAAATACAATATTTCCACTGCTGGCTACATATCCGGATATATTTGTTCATGCTTGTGATTTTTCTTCGCGAGCTGTCGATTTGGTTAAG AAACACAAGGACTTCAGACCTGACCATGTTAATGCATTTGCATGTGATATTACATCAGAACAACTGACAGATGCTGTGGAGCCATCCTCCGTTGACCTtgtgacaatg ATATTTATGCTATCTGCAGTTGCCCCAGATAAAATGCCTTCAGTTCTGCAGAAcgtgaaaaatatcctcaaa CACGGTGGCCGTGTGCTCTTTCGGGACTATGCCTTTGGTGACCTTGCTCAG GAAAGGCTTATGTCCAAAGGCCAGCAAATAAGTGAGAACTTTTATGTCAGAGGTGATGGCACG CGTGCGTACTACTTTTCAAACGAGTACCTGGTGGATTTGTTCTCAAAATGTGGATTTACTCTTGAGGAAATTTGTGTACACAACAAAAAGGTCGAGAACCGTTCACTAGACTTGGTGATGAACAG GAATTGGATCCAAGCTACCTTTATCCTTAACCCAGCGGGTCCTCTAAGTCCAAATAATCAACATGACCACAGTACTTGTGAAGGGAAGGATGCTGTTGACACGTCTCAGAAGAGCGAAAGTGAAGAAATTGACCTTTCTGTGGATTTTAGCAATATGTTTGGAACGTCGCACTATCTTAATGAG GCACAAATTATTATGATTAAAGCAAAGGATCATGACTTCAAAATAAAAATGCTGGCGAAAGAATACCAGCACACCTGCAAATCAACTGGACTAATGCTCTGGGAATCAGCTCAGTTCATGTGCAGTCTTCTAGCGGAGAATCCTTCCATAGTCGCTGGCAAAAGGGTGCTGGAAATGGGCTGTGGTTCAGCTGGCATCTGCTCAATGGTTGCTGCCAGTTCTGCTCAGTTTGTTGTAGCCACCGACGGGGATGCAGAATCGCTCGATCTTCTCAGACAGAACACTTCCTCCAATTTGGATGCTGAACTTCTCAACAGAATTTCGATTAGGAAGCTGTTCTGGGGTGACGAAGATGATGTGAAGGCGGTCAGAGAGCTTTCTGGCGATGGTGCAGGTTTCGATTGCATAATAGGCACTGACGTGACCTACAACCCTGATGCTACACTTCCTCTCTTCAAGACTGCTAGGGCACTGATTTCTGACGGTGGCGATGCTGGTTCAAAGGCAGCCCTTATTCTTTGCTACATCCAGCGTCGTGTTGACGAGGATTCGATCCTCTTAGCAGCAGAAACCCAGGGCTTCAGGCTCGTGGACAAATGGATAAATGGAATTCAC